In Musa acuminata AAA Group cultivar baxijiao chromosome BXJ2-8, Cavendish_Baxijiao_AAA, whole genome shotgun sequence, one genomic interval encodes:
- the LOC103994058 gene encoding receptor-like protein kinase THESEUS 1 — MATLRSHHLFLLLLHHVLTVCSTVATFSPKDNFLINCGANATVTSADGRAFRPDTSGEVSSFVLSPISHDVVQVSSSDVYGSARVFREAAAYRFSIKQKGRHFLRLHFQPIRSSLYDMKSASFSVKANEYTLLHNFSCSRLDLCRSSVVKEYIIEVGLVLKQLSVMVTPSNGSIAFINAIEVVSVPGNLVPSVASPVPPGPGVEISARTGFETAYRINVGGPVLDSRNDTLWRVWEDDRPFLVISASVHSISTDPDSIRYPSEVPQYIAPSLVYATAQEMADANVGNQKFNISWVFNIELGFMYLVRLHFCDFLSKSARNLLFNVYIDNQSVLSSFDISGKKGFLTAYFVDFIVDVQMDSDRRILVQIGPPELMNFPPDAILNGLEIFKLSDSDNNFDVNHMVHSIDVELTKKQKNEALVTASSCFLGLMFLIIIVVVILLYLRGQRNAKKPTLASFPSPIAPTTHMGNSHTKVSTRSYASSGPSLGIGQLLAFSEIQEATKNFDESLVVGIGGFGKVYKGVLENGLVVAVKRGNPRSQQGLVEFRTEIEMLSKLRHRHLVSLIGHCHEANNMVLVYEFMAGGPLRKHLYGSGLPALSWKQRLEICIGAAKGLHYLHTGAAENIIHRDVKTTNILLDENLTAKVADFGLSKMGPTLDQTHVSTAVKGSFGYLDPEYFRRQQLTEKSDVYSFGVVLLEVLCARPAINPALPRDQVNIVEWAMNWQKRGLLEHIIDPHLARTVSPDSLRKFSGTAEKCLAEHGIDRPSIGDVLWNLEYSLQLQETFSGVIGDRSSSNCIPDLRERIPQVDIAQHDVSVSSDATDVATSRVFSQLMNPKGR; from the coding sequence ATGGCAACCCTTCGATCTCACCACCTCTTTCTCTTGCTCCTCCATCATGTCCTCACTGTTTGCTCCACTGTAGCCACCTTTTCCCCTAAAGACAACTTCTTGATCAACTGTGGAGCTAATGCAACTGTTACGTCGGCCGACGGCCGAGCATTTCGGCCCGACACGTCAGGTGAAGTCTCATCCTTCGTTCTGTCACCCATCTCTCACGACGTGGTTCAAGTCAGCTCATCCGATGTCTACGGAAGTGCTCGTGTCTTTAGAGAAGCAGCTGCGTACAGGTTCAGCATCAAACAGAAGGGTAGACATTTCTTGAGGTTACATTTCCAACCCATAAGGAGCTCCCTGTACGACATGAAATCTGCTTCCTTTTCGGTCAAGGCCAATGAGTACACCCTGCTTCACAATTTTTCTTGTTCAAGGTTGGATCTTTGCAGATCTTCTGTAGTGAAAGAATACATAATCGAAGTGGGTTTGGTTCTGAAACAGCTATCTGTCATGGTGACTCCTTCGAATGGCTCCATCGCATTCATCAATGCCATCGAAGTTGTATCAGTGCCTGGTAATTTGGTTCCTTCTGTTGCATCCCCTGTTCCTCCAGGGCCTGGTGTCGAGATTTCGGCTCGTACAGGCTTCGAGACTGCATATAGGATCAATGTGGGTGGTCCAGTTTTGGATTCGAGGAACGACACCTTGTGGAGAGTTTGGGAGGATGATCGGCCATTCCTGGTCATTTCAGCTTCGGTGCACAGCATCTCAACTGATCCGGATTCAATCAGATATCCATCTGAAGTACCGCAGTATATAGCACCGAGCTTGGTATATGCCACAGCACAAGAAATGGCAGATGCAAATGTTGGTAACCAGAAGTTCAACATCTCCTGGGTGTTTAACATCGAATTGGGATTTATGTATCTGGTGAGACTGCATTTTTGTGATTTTTTGAGCAAGTCGGCAAGAAACCTTCTGTTCAATGTCTATATCGACAATCAGTCTGTACTAAGCTCATTTGACATATCGGGCAAAAAAGGGTTTCTGACTGCTTACTTTGTGGATTTCATCGTCGATGTCCAAATGGATTCAGATAGGAGGATACTGGTTCAAATTGGTCCTCCTGAGCTGATGAACTTCCCACCTGATGCAATTCTCAATGGCCTTGAGATCTTCAAACTTAGTGATTCGGACAACAATTTTGATGTGAATCATATGGTGCATTCTATTGATGTTGAGTTGACAAAAAAGCAAAAGAATGAAGCACTTGTTACTGCATCATCATGTTTTCTAGGACTTATGTTTCTAATCATCATTGTTGTAGTGATCTTATTGTACCTCAGGGGTCAAAGGAATGCTAAGAAGCCAACTTTGGCATCGTTCCCTTCACCCATTGCTCCGACCACCCACATGGGCAACTCACACACAAAGGTCTCTACTCGTAGCTATGCTTCATCAGGCCCGTCTCTTGGTATAGGCCAGCTACTAGCCTTCTCAGAGATACAAGAAGCAACCAAGAACTTTGATGAGAGCTTGGTTGTAGGTATTGGTGGCTTTGGAAAGGTGTACAAAGGAGTGTTAGAAAATGGGCTTGTGGTGGCAGTAAAACGGGGAAATCCCCGATCCCAGCAAGGTTTGGTTGAGTTTAGGACAGAGATCGAGATGTTATCCAAGCTTCGTCATCGCCACCTGGTTTCCCTCATAGGTCACTGCCATGAAGCCAACAATATGgtgcttgtttatgagttcatggcTGGAGGTCCCCTGCGCAAGCACTTATATGGCTCAGGTCTTCCAGCCCTCTCATGGAAACAAAGGCTTGAGATCTGCATTGGAGCAGCGAAAGGTCTGCATTATCTTCACACAGGAGCTGCCGAGAATATAATACATCGAGATGTTAAGACAACGAATATTCTCCTCGACGAGAATCTTACTGCCAAGGTTGCTGATTTTGGCTTATCTAAGATGGGACCTACACTAGACCAAACTCATGTGAGCACAGCGGTGAAGGGAAGCTTTGGCTATCTTGATCCTGAGTATTTCAGAAGGCAGCAACTAACGGAAAAATCAGATGTATACTCTTTTGGAGTGGTTCTCCTGGAGGTGTTGTGCGCTAGGCCTGCAATCAATCCAGCACTTCCTCGAGATCAGGTTAACATAGTGGAGTGGGCAATGAATTGGCAAAAGCGAGGTCTGCTAGAGCATATAATCGATCCTCATCTTGCAAGGACTGTTAGTCCAGACTCTCTGCGGAAGTTCAGTGGAACAGCTGAGAAGTGCTTAGCAGAACATGGTATCGACAGGCCATCCATAGGGGATGTGCTATGGAATTTGGAATATTCACTTCAACTCCAAGAAACTTTTTCAGGTGTAATCGGCGACAGAAGCAGCAGTAACTGTATCCCAGACCTTCGTGAACGGATACCACAAGTAGACATTGCACAACATGATGTCAGTGTTTCCAGTGATGCAACTGATGTAGCAACAAGCAGAGTGTTCTCGCAGCTGATGAATCCAAAGGGAAGATAG
- the LOC135618570 gene encoding uncharacterized protein LOC135618570 isoform X1, with the protein MPQSSRPRRREEPHPSGAEFGRHPVPVSAARAEGQFHFRRQPNPRDAICSACINGLSAEENSFALEIRQTSSKKASGMPIKELIDKELSKEKEIRHPLPSLIARLMGLDTLPSSVRPQRSVDSCCRTTMPRERNHVHPEDWSQWQSSGEGPEFKDVFEVMEASKNREQQSHSDSRGMLRCQGNGADTDLVRQKVMDMKSLSNNEVLQNSKEFSDAFDSSKDLLIGKHRPYVNCAPSSPHRSKITILKPSKGTKHWSNEVWYNSSKIERNHDWCSHMQQEVTGSFKMYPFCLNESSIGEISGSLSQHSSASRDAGRSETHVDPAHIVILKPSLEKAQKMAEASSFSHEDFLFSSKRGTGIAASRIQVLQSEGRDEHLSHHTQVSNHKVKGSREIATENTRKTRHSISSCTKKNLTSKMNPYPGTEDSFMTPGESKLSHSEAVCQNPDPFGEWSNSFSPSYLYSTDYSSREAHNRLSERWKTTHQFQKMGLIARGSSTLGEMCVQFDRDTPKVTVDMINTKNFSYEKLTSNDALKSKGCHWVHGADAQRDGSSRFLPKTLPHPVSYNLQLSDRERDGGSCCTNMIKDVPDMGASVCSVVKFSKPEVPLMKSPKHQYHNSKLAHSVGEETMLTKHDIHVNSEGLWKKIHVNSFLDKTVLHPAPTDDAITERNQLAKGASIPIDTPWHLTTQMVPKLSAFQVPSENEGLFDHIQNVVIEEKSSDQPQEKLLLCESDMAKPHPLGSEELDQPSPSFVLETPSEDGTYSSGCFERLSADLKELRVQLQCLKLESVATSAESDEDCAGDNHVLLPSMEVHREFSDVDDRDFTYLLDVLIESGVRGTDDNRFSDAFYSRGHPVNQSVFDKLEKKYDGVASWPRSERKLLFDLINCTLAGLITPYMDVHLWMTSMTPKICVPAWDREGLVEAVWQMVVKQRKELHCNQENMLLESGWFGVEYGVDLVGMEMERLLNADLLEELICEFVLL; encoded by the exons ATGCCCCAGAGCAGCAGACCCCGCCGCCGGGAGGAGCCCCACCCATCTGGGGCCGAGTTCGGCCGCCACCCGGTCCCGGTGAGCGCAGCTCGAGCTGAAG GGCAGTTTCATTTCAGAAGACAGCCAAATCCAAGGGATGCAATTTGTTCTGCTTGTATCAATGGCCTTTCTGcagaagaaaattct TTTGCTCTTGAGATCAGACAAACTTCATCCAAGAAAGCCAGTGGGATGCCAATAAAAGAACTAATAGATAAAGAGttgtcaaaagaaaaggaaattagGCATCCCTTGCCAAGTTTAATTGCAAGACTGATGGGTCTTGATACCCTCCCCTCTTCTGTCAGACCGCAGAGAAGTGTTGATAGTTGTTGCAGGACAACAATGCCTAGGGAGAGGAATCATGTACATCCTGAGGACTGGTCACAATGGCAAAGCTCTGGTGAAGGTCCAGAGTTCAAAGATGTTTTTGAAGTAATGGAAGCATCCAAGAATAGGGAGCAACAAAGCCACTCTGATAGCAGGGGGATGCTTAGATGTCAAGGAAATGGAGCTGACACAGATCTTGTAAGGCAGAAAGTCATGGATATGAAGAGTCTATCAAACAATGAAGTGCTGCAAAACTCTAAAGAATTTAGTGATGCATTTGATTCAAGCAAGGATCTTCTCATTGGAAAGCATCGTCCATATGTGAACTGTGCACCATCATCACCTCATCGAAGCAAGATCACAATCTTAAAACCATCTAAAGGTACTAAGCATTGGAGCAATGAAGTTTGGTATAACTCATCCAAAATAGAAAGAAATCATGATTGGTGCTCTCATATGCAGCAAGAAGTCACAGGCTCTTTTAAGATGTATCCATTCTGCCTTAACGAATCCTCTATTGGTGAAATCAGTGGTTCCCTTTCACAACATTCATCGGCATCACGAGATGCAGGCAGATCTGAGACTCATGTTGATCCTGCTCACATTGTTATCTTAAAACCAAGCCTTGAGAAAGCTCAAAAGATGGCAGAGGCTAGTTCTTTTTCCCATGAGGACTTCCTGTTTAGTTCCAAAAGGGGCACTGGAATTGCAGCATCTAGAATTCAGGTGCTTCAGTCTGAAGGAAGAGATGAACATTTGTCTCATCACACACAGGTATCGAACCACAAAGTAAAGGGTTCAAGAGAAATTGCTACAGAGAATACAAGAAAGACGAGGCACTCCATAAGTAGCTGCACCAAAAAGAActtgacttcaaaaatgaatccaTATCCTGGGACTGAAGACTCATTTATGACTCCAGGCGAGTCTAAACTCAGCCACTCAGAGGCAGTATGTCAGAACCCTGACCCTTTTGGTGAGTGGAGTAACAGCTTTAGTCCATCATATTTGTATTCAACTGACTATTCAAGCAGAGAAGCTCACAATCGTCTGTCTGAAAGATGGAAAACAACCCACCAGTTTCAGAAAATGGGACTTATTGCTCGAGGCTCAAGCACACTGGGTGAAATGTGTGTACAATTTGATAGAGATACACCAAAGGTTACCGTGGACATGATAAATACTAAgaatttttcatatgaaaagcTCACTAGCAATGACGCACTCAAAAGCAAGGGATGTCATTGGGTTCATGGTGCTGATGCCCAGAGAGATGGGAGCTCCAGATTCTTGCCAAAGACTCTGCCACATCCAGTTTCGTATAACCTACAACTTAGTGACAGGGAACGTGATGGTGGGAGTTGTTGTACTAATATGATCAAAGATGTACCAGATATGGGAGCCTCTGTTTGTTCAGTTGTGAAATTTAGTAAGCCAGAAGTGCCACTAATGAAAAGCCCTAAGCATCAATATCACAATTCTAAACTAGCTCATTCTGTTGGTGAGGAAACCATGctaactaaacatgatatccatgTGAATTCAGAAGGATTGTGGAAGAAAATTCATGTGAATAGTTTCTTAGACAAGACGGTGTTACATCCTGCACCTACTGATGATGCCATCACTGAGAGAAATCAGCTAGCAAAAGGTGCATCAATTCCCATAGACACACCATGGCATTTGACCACTCAAATGGTGCCTAAATTATCTGCATTTCAAGTGCCATCAGAGAATGAGGGATTATTTGACCATATTCAGAATGTAGTGATTGAG GAAAAATCAAGCGATCAACCTCAAGAGAAGCTGCTTCTGTGTGAATCAGACATGGCTAAACCACATCCTCTAGGCTCTGAGGAACttgaccaaccaagtccaagctttGTTCTAGAGACTCCATCTGAAGATGGCACTTATAGCTCAGGATGCTTTGAAAGATTAAGCGCAGATCTTAAAG AGCTTCGCGTGCAACTACAGTGTCTAAAGCTGGAGTCAGTAGCTACATCTGCAGAGAGTGATGAAGATTGTGCAGGAGACAATCATGTGCTTCTGCCTTCGATGGAGGTACACCGAGAATTCAGCGATGTTGATGACAGAGACTTCACCTACCTACTTGATGTTCTTATAGAGTCAGGTGTCCGTGGCACTGATGACAACAGGTTCTCAGATGCATTCTACTCGCGCGGTCATCCTGTCAACCAAAGCGTGTTTGATAAGCTCGAGAAGAAGTACGATGGGGTTGCATCATGGCCAAGATCAGAAAGGAAACTGTTGTTTGATCTTATAAATTGCACTCTAGCAGGTCTGATCACCCCATATATGGATGTGCACTTGTGGATGACATCGATGACGCCGAAGATATGTGTGCCAGCATGGGATCGTGAAGGTCTTGTCGAAGCTGTGTGGCAAATGGTGGTGAAGCAAAGGAAAGAGCTACATTGCAATCAGGAAAACATGTTGCTGGAATCAGGATGGTTTGGAGTGGAATATGGTGTCGATTTGGTTGGGATGGAGATGGAGAGGTTGTTGAACGCTGACCTATTGGAGGAGCTCATTTGTGAATTTGTCTTACTATAG
- the LOC135618570 gene encoding uncharacterized protein LOC135618570 isoform X2: MPIKELIDKELSKEKEIRHPLPSLIARLMGLDTLPSSVRPQRSVDSCCRTTMPRERNHVHPEDWSQWQSSGEGPEFKDVFEVMEASKNREQQSHSDSRGMLRCQGNGADTDLVRQKVMDMKSLSNNEVLQNSKEFSDAFDSSKDLLIGKHRPYVNCAPSSPHRSKITILKPSKGTKHWSNEVWYNSSKIERNHDWCSHMQQEVTGSFKMYPFCLNESSIGEISGSLSQHSSASRDAGRSETHVDPAHIVILKPSLEKAQKMAEASSFSHEDFLFSSKRGTGIAASRIQVLQSEGRDEHLSHHTQVSNHKVKGSREIATENTRKTRHSISSCTKKNLTSKMNPYPGTEDSFMTPGESKLSHSEAVCQNPDPFGEWSNSFSPSYLYSTDYSSREAHNRLSERWKTTHQFQKMGLIARGSSTLGEMCVQFDRDTPKVTVDMINTKNFSYEKLTSNDALKSKGCHWVHGADAQRDGSSRFLPKTLPHPVSYNLQLSDRERDGGSCCTNMIKDVPDMGASVCSVVKFSKPEVPLMKSPKHQYHNSKLAHSVGEETMLTKHDIHVNSEGLWKKIHVNSFLDKTVLHPAPTDDAITERNQLAKGASIPIDTPWHLTTQMVPKLSAFQVPSENEGLFDHIQNVVIEEKSSDQPQEKLLLCESDMAKPHPLGSEELDQPSPSFVLETPSEDGTYSSGCFERLSADLKELRVQLQCLKLESVATSAESDEDCAGDNHVLLPSMEVHREFSDVDDRDFTYLLDVLIESGVRGTDDNRFSDAFYSRGHPVNQSVFDKLEKKYDGVASWPRSERKLLFDLINCTLAGLITPYMDVHLWMTSMTPKICVPAWDREGLVEAVWQMVVKQRKELHCNQENMLLESGWFGVEYGVDLVGMEMERLLNADLLEELICEFVLL, encoded by the exons ATGCCAATAAAAGAACTAATAGATAAAGAGttgtcaaaagaaaaggaaattagGCATCCCTTGCCAAGTTTAATTGCAAGACTGATGGGTCTTGATACCCTCCCCTCTTCTGTCAGACCGCAGAGAAGTGTTGATAGTTGTTGCAGGACAACAATGCCTAGGGAGAGGAATCATGTACATCCTGAGGACTGGTCACAATGGCAAAGCTCTGGTGAAGGTCCAGAGTTCAAAGATGTTTTTGAAGTAATGGAAGCATCCAAGAATAGGGAGCAACAAAGCCACTCTGATAGCAGGGGGATGCTTAGATGTCAAGGAAATGGAGCTGACACAGATCTTGTAAGGCAGAAAGTCATGGATATGAAGAGTCTATCAAACAATGAAGTGCTGCAAAACTCTAAAGAATTTAGTGATGCATTTGATTCAAGCAAGGATCTTCTCATTGGAAAGCATCGTCCATATGTGAACTGTGCACCATCATCACCTCATCGAAGCAAGATCACAATCTTAAAACCATCTAAAGGTACTAAGCATTGGAGCAATGAAGTTTGGTATAACTCATCCAAAATAGAAAGAAATCATGATTGGTGCTCTCATATGCAGCAAGAAGTCACAGGCTCTTTTAAGATGTATCCATTCTGCCTTAACGAATCCTCTATTGGTGAAATCAGTGGTTCCCTTTCACAACATTCATCGGCATCACGAGATGCAGGCAGATCTGAGACTCATGTTGATCCTGCTCACATTGTTATCTTAAAACCAAGCCTTGAGAAAGCTCAAAAGATGGCAGAGGCTAGTTCTTTTTCCCATGAGGACTTCCTGTTTAGTTCCAAAAGGGGCACTGGAATTGCAGCATCTAGAATTCAGGTGCTTCAGTCTGAAGGAAGAGATGAACATTTGTCTCATCACACACAGGTATCGAACCACAAAGTAAAGGGTTCAAGAGAAATTGCTACAGAGAATACAAGAAAGACGAGGCACTCCATAAGTAGCTGCACCAAAAAGAActtgacttcaaaaatgaatccaTATCCTGGGACTGAAGACTCATTTATGACTCCAGGCGAGTCTAAACTCAGCCACTCAGAGGCAGTATGTCAGAACCCTGACCCTTTTGGTGAGTGGAGTAACAGCTTTAGTCCATCATATTTGTATTCAACTGACTATTCAAGCAGAGAAGCTCACAATCGTCTGTCTGAAAGATGGAAAACAACCCACCAGTTTCAGAAAATGGGACTTATTGCTCGAGGCTCAAGCACACTGGGTGAAATGTGTGTACAATTTGATAGAGATACACCAAAGGTTACCGTGGACATGATAAATACTAAgaatttttcatatgaaaagcTCACTAGCAATGACGCACTCAAAAGCAAGGGATGTCATTGGGTTCATGGTGCTGATGCCCAGAGAGATGGGAGCTCCAGATTCTTGCCAAAGACTCTGCCACATCCAGTTTCGTATAACCTACAACTTAGTGACAGGGAACGTGATGGTGGGAGTTGTTGTACTAATATGATCAAAGATGTACCAGATATGGGAGCCTCTGTTTGTTCAGTTGTGAAATTTAGTAAGCCAGAAGTGCCACTAATGAAAAGCCCTAAGCATCAATATCACAATTCTAAACTAGCTCATTCTGTTGGTGAGGAAACCATGctaactaaacatgatatccatgTGAATTCAGAAGGATTGTGGAAGAAAATTCATGTGAATAGTTTCTTAGACAAGACGGTGTTACATCCTGCACCTACTGATGATGCCATCACTGAGAGAAATCAGCTAGCAAAAGGTGCATCAATTCCCATAGACACACCATGGCATTTGACCACTCAAATGGTGCCTAAATTATCTGCATTTCAAGTGCCATCAGAGAATGAGGGATTATTTGACCATATTCAGAATGTAGTGATTGAG GAAAAATCAAGCGATCAACCTCAAGAGAAGCTGCTTCTGTGTGAATCAGACATGGCTAAACCACATCCTCTAGGCTCTGAGGAACttgaccaaccaagtccaagctttGTTCTAGAGACTCCATCTGAAGATGGCACTTATAGCTCAGGATGCTTTGAAAGATTAAGCGCAGATCTTAAAG AGCTTCGCGTGCAACTACAGTGTCTAAAGCTGGAGTCAGTAGCTACATCTGCAGAGAGTGATGAAGATTGTGCAGGAGACAATCATGTGCTTCTGCCTTCGATGGAGGTACACCGAGAATTCAGCGATGTTGATGACAGAGACTTCACCTACCTACTTGATGTTCTTATAGAGTCAGGTGTCCGTGGCACTGATGACAACAGGTTCTCAGATGCATTCTACTCGCGCGGTCATCCTGTCAACCAAAGCGTGTTTGATAAGCTCGAGAAGAAGTACGATGGGGTTGCATCATGGCCAAGATCAGAAAGGAAACTGTTGTTTGATCTTATAAATTGCACTCTAGCAGGTCTGATCACCCCATATATGGATGTGCACTTGTGGATGACATCGATGACGCCGAAGATATGTGTGCCAGCATGGGATCGTGAAGGTCTTGTCGAAGCTGTGTGGCAAATGGTGGTGAAGCAAAGGAAAGAGCTACATTGCAATCAGGAAAACATGTTGCTGGAATCAGGATGGTTTGGAGTGGAATATGGTGTCGATTTGGTTGGGATGGAGATGGAGAGGTTGTTGAACGCTGACCTATTGGAGGAGCTCATTTGTGAATTTGTCTTACTATAG
- the LOC103994057 gene encoding ankyrin repeat-containing protein At5g02620-like, which produces MDSPSGQQSIRRKKMTKQLTGKRDDTPLHSAARAGNLVVAKEILSGTNDGDLKDLLCKQNQVGETALFVAAEYGYVDVVHEMMKHYDVAMAEIRAKNGYDALHIAAKQGDVDVVKELLKALPELSLTVDLSNTTALNTAATQGHIDVVNLLLETDKSLALIARSNGKTALHSAARNGHLEVVKALLRKESAIATRTDKKGQTALHMAVKATSLELVVELLESEPSLLNLVDTKGNTALHIAARKGRAQIVKRLLELKDLEIKAINKSGETALDTAEKMGHMEVASVLLEHGVPSARTMKPPPANPARELKQTVSDIKHEVHSQLEHTRQTRRRVQGIAKRLNKLHQEGLNNAINSNTVVAVLIASVAFAAIFTVPGEYVESDNLAPGLTLGEANVAHQTPFMIFFVFDSVALFISLAVVVVQTSVVVIESKAKKQMMAIINKLMWIACVLISVAFLALCFIVVGRTQKWLAIGVTVIGTVILATTLGTMLYWVIAHRIEAKKMREIRRATLGRSRSWSVSGMSDSEWVNKEYKKMYAI; this is translated from the exons ATGGACTCGCCGAGCGGGCAGCAGAGCATCCGCAGGAAGAAGATGACGAAACAGCTGACCGGGAAACGGGACGACACGCCGCTGCATTCCGCGGCCAGAGCAGGGAATTTAGTGGTGGCGAAGGAGATTCTCTCGGGAACGAATGACGGAGACCTGAAGGATCTGTTGTGCAAGCAGAACCAGGTAGGAGAGACTGCTTTGTTCGTGGCTGCCGAGTATGGCTACGTCGATGTGGTGCACGAGATGATGAAGCATTACGACGTTGCGATGGCGGAGATAAGGGCCAAGAATGGGTACGATGCTTTGCACATCGCCGCCAAGCAAGGGGATGTAG ATGTGGTGAAGGAGCTGCTCAAAGCTCTTCCGGAGCTCTCGCTGACGGTGGACTTGTCCAACACCACCGCGCTAAATACGGCGGCAACACAGGGCCACATCGATGTGGTGAACCTCCTGCTCGAAACTGATAAGAGCCTCGCACTGATCGCCAGGAGCAACGGCAAGACTGCGCTGCATTCCGCCGCAAGAAATGGGCACTTGGAAGTCGTCAAGGCTCTTCTAAGAAAGGAATCCGCGATTGCCACCAGAACTGACAAGAAAGGCCAGACTGCACTTCACATGGCAGTGAAGGCAACAAGCCTGGAGTTGGTAGTGGAGCTTCTTGAGTCCGAGCCCTCTTTGCTTAACCTGGTGGACACGAAGGGCAACACAGCACTGCATATAGCAGCAAGGAAAGGCCGCGCTCAG ATCGTCAAGAGATTACTTGAGCTCAAGGACCTTGAGATCAAAGCTATCAACAAGTCAGGGGAGACAGCCCTCGACACTGCGGAGAAGATGGGGCACATGGAGGTTGCCAGCGTCCTCCTGGAGCACGGTGTGCCGAGCGCAAGGACCATGAAGCCCCCTCCTGCGAACCCGGCGCGGGAGCTAAAGCAGACGGTGAGCGACATCAAGCACGAGGTTCACTCGCAGCTGGAGCACACACGCCAGACGCGGAGGCGCGTGCAGGGGATCGCGAAGAGGCTCAACAAGCTCCACCAGGAGGGCCTCAACAACGCCATCAACTCCAACACCGTCGTCGCCGTCCTCATCGCGAGCGTCGCATTTGCCGCCATCTTCACGGTTCCCGGGGAATACGTGGAGTCCGACAACTTAGCTCCCGGGCTGACGCTAGGAGAAGCCAATGTGGCGCATCAAACGCCGTTCATGATCTTCTTCGTCTTCGACTCGGTGGCTCTTTTCATATCCTTGGCCGTCGTGGTGGTGCAGACGTCCGTGGTGGTCATCGAGAGCAAGGCCAAGAAGCAGATGATGGCCATCATCAACAAGTTGATGTGGATAGCCTGCGTGCTCATCAGCGTCGCCTTCCTCGCCCTCTGCTTCATCGTCGTGGGGCGTACACAGAAGTGGCTGGCGATCGGGGTGACGGTCATAGGGACGGTGATACTGGCGACGACGCTGGGCACCATGCTCTACTGGGTGATTGCCCATCGAATCGAAGCCAAAAAGATGAGGGAAATCCGGCGGGCAACGCTCGGTCGATCGCGGTCGTGGTCCGTCTCTGGGATGTCAGACAGCGAGTGGGTCAACAAGGAGTACAAGAAGATGTACGCCATCTGA